The Fusarium falciforme chromosome 7, complete sequence genome window below encodes:
- a CDS encoding MACPF domain-containing protein, which produces MPSDDLPEIAKKALEKGFHVQVLFINKTSASQEPKATINYKQLALKKTIDQVTLEDVRTYLGKKIDSKWSFCLENCAVVDETNALLYYLTLSSVNATQLQAFVPKKDEGPVGTATLPVLTAYMCVEDAMAPVPRSALGWGATWAENNKADTTLTDRSKSQIAAPALSASHQANYAAESVGWAGARSENTLPSAAGMLDCVVDFANKDWDKIMMLNKLLYAFDVRGKQLQITSARLPAFELVYSKKGSSTAHLQPFVEIQDTPHIDITEVSTEFQSSLADNAFSSKAVETMVSGGTPLVSVSVSAGMKSESSRGTASTEGGQKKEYRATYNFPRVRLFLDENTLQVSEYCDKALAALQEEPTLAKLVDFQRRFGTIFAQEVLLGGRLESTKAADSFASASSSTAKEDFKASVGAAVSYGLGAASVKGSTETQTGHDQTSNNQRGNSAISFTARGGDTLLCADPAAWAATVAVWRNWRVIQQDEPVSLQALLGRFKKYAFVPNLFAQILKDAPKQPDPVPAPIELPKFDANKPWTEGSKIRLWIGSNTVLWPLSVRDGDPNNEAAGRKRNLSEDYPLFLFKGDARQAPGRDASTIFVNKTNGELVPQQENRGPNRFSFRKLESSGRWKPLNGSTIKNGDKVTLWCHSLGQGGWKSLDDAPESAVQAMYNKDVRFNVPSQTFTAVNGYAPAIFTVEYIDAESLLRPFRTSNLDRKAVSEEVRAKMLSPLTPSALQGQGLGYIYILRSQMDLSTASVLKIGFSNYHPEHRANELASCIPVTEVVAHTPLLPHAMRVEAMIHAELAAKRKVLACGQCGQDYREWFEISHAESREVIIKWSKWMLGQPYLEGILSDEWRAYLREQDFSTADPETAISRQWMEILNDFPRNVADMSQQKQLATYVNTCYFEDVSHRALGLKTGHGASIREAFQRGTDGGPLEINDFMMAPADFDSFSSKFPAVFDVGTTADCEQEFLDAREAQLFEEMERLRNLQTGSISVSDPVLGKTESPMGDATLLPVVSLEAFKLPKAFCKANKSKLSGGFVAKMKEGHHSSSTKLPQGQNQPQKTGRPQKSTGDTPNGSRRDTVRFLRFKDSDTWEFSSVLDDDFIKRTKEVMEVMKTPLGRALVEKEAQRTFRHYGLNFSGTYEAETSSNSSDSDPDEMDIDQMDIDELEVQPGAKGPTSGEPLKDPTSQQKEWPKIKLNFSKGTSLYEAMVLECLDGPRADKLHLQFLIFQSLGRPLVIKVLGQECKVPYMLGSVLLKLLFFANPGERFRKPSSSRVAELWGLLVKHVPQGDQIEFPYDFRGSQRVHWTLLSSSFCSGKYLFLPENDEAGGEENFTPSCLDEFPTDTLLECDKALIWLSCRYRELCLFHHIQEAANQLTQKPTPDVNLVYCILIILRISMANDKLENALQTCDDSRKKNVIKDHVDRRRRGRVALWVYASIIISKIPSWTNFWENLPWSIDIFRDSGFLKRFSDSLDTFDVEGCKASTSAFNSKKAIFQRLSFLDQLPPHENDPEDQDFIEKLWARILTNTPEGVEQLRRVLSDNSSGSTDGVVAQYELDEAGRVFLPETDEDQKAAIHKVFGILMSLRMMPIDRDEFVQHEEFEWLARVIELFQLRLGLGDHENSATVRHHAHTPIPSRAELREYMRTPKCIKASKRWKELAHVLGDGILLTGKGDNDTHCFLDIATVVEYGQDAEFSRLKRLLQVKGSWLKAICAKLSGLVQALRELPYPTQDLERTIDFYRQAHIVTSDIIGEPVLPDIGESSHRHLVSMYLLLLRYGFMLSRSKVNERYRIIWDILEESIDQARTDILEGKVILEDTCLHPADGLSRAFEEVVERFMARYVDTLGEDTRDRDDAVADMETRILWVLADGFIILQGGLREDLTSTSLFESVFAD; this is translated from the exons ATGCCTTCCG ACGATCTCCCCGAGATCGCCAAAAAGGCCCTCGAGAAAGGCTTCCACGTTCAAGTCTTGTTCATCAACAAGACCAGCGCCAGCCAAGAGCCTAAAGCAACAATCAACTACAAGCAGCTGGCTTTGAAGAAGACCATTGACCAGGTGACACTGGAAGATGTACGAACGTACCTGGGCAAGAAGATTGACTCCAAGTGGTCATTCTGTCTTGAGAACTGTGCTGTTGTTGACGAGACGAACGCGTTGCTTTACTACCTGACACTCAGCAGTGTCAATGCAACCCAGCTGCAGGCTTTTGTGCCCAAGAAAGATGAAGGGCCGGTTGGAACGGCTACTCTTCCCGTCCTGACGGCTTACATGTGCGTTGAGGATGCCATGGCCCCAGTTCCAAGGTCGGCTCTAGGATGGGGAGCAACCTGGGCGGAGAATAACAAAGCGGATACAACGCTCACGGACCGAAGCAAGTCCCAGATCGCAGCTCCAGCCCTTTCGGCGAGTCATCAAGCAAACTACGCTGCTGAAAGTGTCGGGTGGGCGGGTGCCCGGAGTGAAAACACTTTGCCAAGTGCTGCCGGTATGCTTGACTGTGTTGTCGACTTTGCCAACAAGGACTGGGACAAGATCATGATGCTCAACAAACTCCTCTACGCCTTCGACGTCCGTGGCAAGCAGCTTCAGATCACCAGCGCTCGACTTCCAGCGTTTGAGCTGGTGTATAGCAAGAAAGGATCATCTACAGCACATTTGCAGCCCTTTGTCGAGATCCAGGACACGCCACACATTGACATTACCGAAGTCAGCACGGAGTTCCAAAGCTCGTTGGCCGACAacgccttctcctccaaggccgTCGAGACAATGGTAAGTGGAGGAACGCCACTGGTCTCCGTCAGCGTCTCAGCGGGCATGAAGTCAGAATCATCTCGCGGAACTGCTTCCACCGAAGGCGGCCAGAAGAAAGAGTACCGTGCGACCTACAATTTCCCCCGTGTGAGGTTGTTCCTGGATGAGAATACGCTTCAGGTTTCTGAGTACTGCGACAAGGCTCTGGCGGCGCTGCAAGAGGAGCCTACTCTAGCAAAGCTGGTAGACTTCCAGCGAAGATTTGGAACCATCTTTGCTCAGGAAGTTTTGCTGGGCGGTAGACTAGAGAGTACCAAGGCGGCTGACTCTTTCGCAAGTGCATCCAGCAGTACCGCGAAGGAAGACTTCAAGGCATCCGTGGGTGCAGCAGTTTCTTACGGTCTGGGCGCTGCATCAGTGAAAGGCTCTACCGAAACCCAGACGGGCCACGACCAGACCTCAAACAACCAGCGAGGTAACTCGGCAATTTCGTTCACAGCCCGTGGTGGTGATACTCTTCTTTGCGCCGA TCCTGCTGCTTGGGCGGCTACTGTTGCTGTATGGCGGAACTGGAGGGTTATTCAG CAAGATGAACCGGTATCTCTGCAAGCTTTGCTTGGTCGCTTCAAGAAATATGCTTTCGTTCCAAACCTCTTCGCACAGATTCTGAAGGACGCGCCGAAGCAACCAGACCCTGTTCCTGCTCCTATCGAGCTGCCAAAATTCGACGCAAACAAGCCGTGGACAGAGGGCAGCAAGATCCGTCTCTGGATTGGGTCAAACACGGTCTTGTGGCCCCTGTCAGTCAGGGACGGTGACCCCAACAATGAGGCTGCTGGCCGCAAGCGTAAC CTCTCTGAAGACTACCCCCTGTTTCTCTTCAAGGGCGACGCACGCCAGGCCCCTGGCAGAGATGCGAGCACGATTTTCGTCAACAAGACCAACGGCGAACTCGTTCCACAGCAGGAGAACCGGGGCCCTAATCGGTTCTCTTTCCGCAAGTTGGAATCAAGTGGTAGATGGAAGCCATTGAATGGATCCACCATCAAGAACGGTGACAAGGTGACCCTTTGGTGCCATTCGCTCGGCCAAGGCGGCTGGAAGAGCCTGGACGACGCCCCGGAGTCAGCTGTTCAGGCCATGTACAACAAGGATGTTAGGTTCAACGTTCCGAGCCAGACATTCACGGCTGTCAACGGCTACGCACCCGCCATTTTCACCGTCGAGTATATTGATGCCGAG TCCCTCCTTCGCCCCTTCAGAACCAGCAATCTAGACAGAAAGGCTGTCAGCGAGGAAGTCAGGGCCAAGATGCTGAGCCCGTTGACTCCCAGCGCACtgcaaggacaaggtctCGGCTACATCTACATTCTCCGGTCACAAATGGACCTGAGTACAGCGTCGGTGTTGAAGATTGGTTTCTCCAACTATCATCCTGAACACCGTGCGAATGAGCTCGCGAGCTGCATTCCGGTAACTGAGGTAGTGGCTCACACCCCGTTGCTTCCTCATGCGATGCGTGTCGAGGCCATGATCCATGCCGAACTCGCGGCCAAACGAAAGGTCTTGGCATGCGGCCAGTGCGGACAGGATTACAGAGAGTGGTTTGAGATCTCGCATGCCGAATCTCGGGAGGTCATCATCAAATGGAGCAAATGGATGCTGGGCCAGCCCTATCTCGAAGGCATCCTTTCTGACGAGTGGCGGGCCTACTTGCGAGAGCAAGATTTCAGCACTGCCGACCCTGAAACGGCCATTTCCAGGCAGTGGATGGAGATCCTGAACGATTTCCCCCGTAATGTCGCCGATATGTCGCAGCAAAAACAGTTGGCGACGTACGTCAACACCTGTTACTTTGAAGATGTCAGCCATAGAGCTCTGGGCCTGAAAACAGGACACGGAGCCAGCATTCGTGAGGCATTTCAACGTGGCACGGATGGCGGGCCTCTTGAAATCAATGATTTCATGATGGCACCAGCCGACTTTGATTCTTTTTCTTCAAAGTTTCCAGCGGTTTTCGACGTCGGAACTACAGCCGACTGTGAGCAGGAGTTCCTTGATGCACGAGAAGCACAACTATTCGAAGAGATGGAACGCCTCAGAAACCTGCAGACCGGCAGCATATCGGTTAGTGACCCAGTTCTTGGGAAAACCGAGTCGCCCATGGGTGACGCAACCCTGTTGCCGGTTGTGTCTCTGGAGGCC TTCAAGCTACCAAAGGCTTTTTGCAAGGCCAACAAGTCCAAGCTATCAGGGGGATTCGTTGCTAAGATGAAAGAGGGCCATCATTCAAGCTCGACGAAGTTGCCCCAGGGACAGAATCAGCCCCAAAAGACCGGAAGGCCCCAGAAAAGCACCGGCGACACGCCTAACGGGTCGCGCCGCGATACAGTCCGGTTTCTGCGATTTAAAGACTCCGATACGTGGGAATTCAGCTCTGTACTCGATGACGACTTCATAAAAAGAACGAAAGAGGTGATGGAAGTCATGAAGACACCGCTTGGTAGAGCCTTAGTGGAGAAGGAAGCACAACGGACTTTTCGACATTATGGACTCAACTTTTCTGGCACATACGAGGCCGAGACATCGTCAAATAGCAGTGACAGTGACCCTGATGAGATGGACATTGACCAAATGGACATCGACGAGCTAGAAGTCCAACCAGGGGCTAAAGGACCGACCAGTGGAGAGCCACTCAAGGATCCAACTTCACAACAGAAAGAATGGCCCAAGATCAAACTCAATTTCTCGAAAG GGACATCCTTGTATGAAGCCATGGTCCTTGAATGTCTCGATGGGCCGCGAGCCGACAAATTGCACCTCCAATTCCTCATCTTTCAAAGCCTTGGGAGACCATTGGTCATCAAAGTACTAGGGCAAGAATGTAAAGTGCCTTACATGCTGGGTTCCGTCTTGCTCAAACTCCTTTTCTTCGCAAACCCCGGAGAACGCTTCCGGAAACCCAGCAGCTCCAGAGTCGCAGAACTGTGGGGTCTTTTGGTCAAACACGTACCTCAAGGCGATCAAATTGAGTTTCCCTATGACTTCAGGGGGTCGCAGAGGGTTCATTGGACA CTTCTTTCCTCCTCGTTCTGCAGTGGCAAGTATCTCTTCCTCCCTGAGAATGACGAAGCGGGTGGCGAAGAGAATTTCACTCCATCTTGCTTGGATGAATTCCCAACTGACACCCTCCTGGAATGCGACAAGGCTCTCATCTGGCTCTCATGCCGCTATAGAGAACTCTGTCTATTTCATCACATCCAAGAGGCTGCTAACCAGCTTACTCAAAAGCCTACACCCGATGTCAACCTGGTTTATTGTATTTTGATCATCTTGAGAATCAGCATGGCAAACGACAAACTTGAAAACGCCCTTCAG ACGTGCGACGATTCCCGCAAAAAGAACGTCATCAAGGATCATGTTGATCGGAGAAGGCGAGGCCGTGTGGCCCTCTGGGTCTACGCATCTATCATTATCTCCAAAATCCCGTCCTGGACAAACTTCTGGGAAAACCTGCCCTGGTCAATCGATATCTTCAGGGATTCAGGTTTCTTGAAACGATTTTCCGATAGCTTGGACACGTTTGACGTCGAGGGATGCAAGGCGTCAACATCCGCCTTCAACAGCAAGAAGGCCATCTTCCAACGCCTATCATTTTTGGATCAACTTCCTCCACATGAAAACGACCCCGAAGATCAGGATTTCATCGAGAAGCTATGGGCACGAATTTTGACCAATACACCAGAGGGTGTTGAGCAGCTCAGACGTGTGCTCTCCGACAACTCGAGCGGCTCAACTGATGGGGTAGTAGCCCAGTATGAATTGGACGAAGCTGGGAGAGTCTTCCTTCCCGAGACCGATGAAGACCAGAAAGCGGCGATACATAAAGTCTTCGGTATCCTCATGTCCCTCAGGATGATGCCGATTGACAGGGATGAGTTTGTTCAACACGAGGAGTTTGAATGGCTCGCCCGCGTTATTGAACTCTTCCAACTCCGCCTTGGACTCGGAGATCATGAGAACTCTGCCACAGTTCGGCATCACGCGCATACGCCCATTCCTTCTCGTGCCGAGTTACGTGAGTACATGCGTACACCGAAATGCATCAAAGCCTCGAAACGCTGGAAGGAACTCGCTCACGTCCTCGGCGACGGCATCCTTCTCACTGGGAAAGGAGATAACGATACCCATTGCTTTCTTGATATTGCGACTGTGGTTGAGTATGGACAAGACGCAGAGTTTTCTCGTCTTAAGCGGCTCCTGCAGGTGAAAGGGTCGTGGCTGAAGGCGATATGTGCCAAACTCAGCGGTCTCGTTCAAGCCCTCAGAGAACTCCCATATCCCACACAGGACTTGGAGAGAACTATAGACTTCTATAGGCAAGCCCACATCGTGACTTCTGATATCATTGGGGAGCCTGTCTTGCCCGACATCGGCGAGTCTTCTCATAGGCACCTTGTAAGTATGTATCTATTGTTGCTAAGATATGGCTTCATGCTCTCTCGCTCCAAGGTCAACGAGCGTTATCGGATTATCTGGGACATCTTGGAGGAGAGCATTGATCAGGCCAGGACCGACATACTCGAGGGAAAAGTCATCCTTGAAGACACCTGTTTGCACCCGGCCGATGGCTTATCCCGGGCTTTTGAGGAGGTTGTGGAAAGGTTTATGGCTCGGTACGTGGATACGTTGGGAGAAGATACCAGGGACCGAGATGATGCTGTAGCCGATATGGAAACACGCATCCTTTGGGTACTAGCAGATGGTTTTATTATTTTGCAAGGGGGCCTGCGTGAGGACTTGACGAGCACGAGTTTGTTTGAGTCAGTTTTTGCAGATTGA
- a CDS encoding CHK domain-containing protein: MAASANRISHQVRGAMKSSDPLPLTVEELTASWFTKILSKPVHDMRVVEAIHGTASKILLELTFENSADVPIRVCVKGGFNPALTGIPYMLAVYRLEAEFYYHVAPTIKMPLPPTLYSGTDTVNGQGIVVMADLKSRGYTFGNPLETWPVDRVQTSVEQLATLHASTWGSKPEDIPWASQTVSLRDAILGLAAPEAWEKQFAGEVRPPVPDHMMDRERMTAAFQALWKPSNSTLNCLVHGDAHIGNTFISPTGEPGFLDWQVIHTGSVMHDVSYFIIGALSIEDRRKHEKQLLQSYLGALSREGGPQLQSGEVWDEYRKHTFHGFAWALATPMMQSREIVHAMTERHCTAIVDHGSIKLLEATEE; encoded by the coding sequence ATGGCGGCCTCAGCGAATCGTATTTCTCATCAAGTGAGAGGTGCCATGAAATCAAGCGACCCTCTTCCTCTTACCGTTGAAGAGCTCACTGCCTCCTGGTTCACCAAGATTCTGAGCAAGCCGGTCCACGACATGAGGGTCGTCGAAGCTATTCATGGCACAGCATCCAAGATCCTTCTTGAGCTGACATTTGAGAACTCTGCCGATGTTCCGATCAGGGTTTGCGTTAAGGGTGGCTTCAATCCAGCTCTGACCGGCATTCCCTACATGCTGGCCGTCTACAGACTGGAAGCCGAGTTCTATTACCATGTCGCCCCGACCATCAAGATGCCTCTCCCTCCAACGCTTTATAGTGGTACCGATACCGTCAATGGGCAGGGAATCGTTGTGATGGCCGATCTTAAGTCTCGGGGGTATACATTCGGAAACCCCCTCGAGACCTGGCCTGTCGATCGGGTGCAAACGAGCGTTGAGCAGCTAGCCACTCTCCACGCGAGCACATGGGGTAGCAAGCCCGAGGACATTCCATGGGCCAGCCAAACGGTTTCGCTCAGGGATGCAATCTTGGGCCTGGCAGCTCCGGAGGCATGGGAGAAGCAATTTGCTGGGGAGGTCAGACCTCCAGTGCCAGACCACATGATGGACCGTGAGCGGATGACAGCGGCGTTTCAGGCCCTCTGGAAGCCGTCAAACTCGACGCTCAACTGCCTAGTCCACGGCGATGCGCATATCGGGAATACATTCATTTCGCCTACTGGGGAACCTGGATTCCTGGACTGGCAAGTTATACATACCGGGTCAGTCATGCACGATGTTTCTTACTTTATCATCGGCGCGCTATCGATTGAGGACCGGCGGAAACACGAGAAACAGCTCCTCCAGTCTTATCTGGGCGCTTTATCCCGCGAAGGAGGGCCCCAGTTGCAATCAGGAGAGGTTTGGGACGAATATCGGAAGCATACTTTCCATGGATTCGCGTGGGCGCTTGCTACGCCGATGATGCAGAGCCGTGAGATTGTTCACGCGATGACGGAACGCCACTGCACGGCCATCGTAGATCATGGGAGCATAAAGCTGCTGGAGGCGACTGAGGAGTAG